From Bacteroidia bacterium, one genomic window encodes:
- a CDS encoding Type 1 glutamine amidotransferase-like domain-containing protein produces MSNLEKTIKPIFLLADSQLLFYSDKDGLFLNRIKKLFSGKIKDIEIKAAYIGASNNDNPQYYEIFQMAFQQIDIHNCRMIKSDPDTADTTYLKNSDIILLAGGDAEKGWGTIQRNGWDRIITERYTNGAILIGISAGAIQLGIQEFKKHGDTKKNKDLKSLQLVPFIIDVHSDDLWQGLKDRLLSEKAGTQGIGIPKGAGLAYYSDESIKAIRSQCIEFHNINNRIQQSFIEPL; encoded by the coding sequence ATGAGTAATTTGGAGAAAACAATAAAACCTATTTTTTTATTGGCTGATAGTCAATTACTGTTTTATTCGGATAAGGATGGATTGTTCTTAAATAGAATAAAAAAGCTTTTTAGTGGGAAAATAAAAGATATTGAAATAAAAGCAGCTTATATTGGAGCATCAAACAATGATAACCCGCAATACTATGAAATTTTTCAAATGGCATTTCAACAGATTGATATTCATAATTGTCGAATGATTAAATCAGATCCTGATACAGCGGATACAACATATTTGAAAAATTCAGATATCATTTTGTTAGCGGGTGGCGATGCAGAGAAAGGATGGGGCACAATACAACGAAATGGCTGGGATAGGATAATTACTGAACGATATACTAATGGTGCAATTCTGATAGGAATTTCGGCAGGGGCAATTCAATTAGGCATACAGGAATTCAAGAAGCATGGTGATACAAAAAAGAATAAAGATTTAAAATCATTGCAATTAGTTCCTTTTATAATTGATGTTCATTCTGATGATTTATGGCAAGGGTTAAAAGATCGCTTGCTTTCAGAAAAAGCTGGTACACAAGGGATTGGTATTCCCAAAGGTGCAGGATTGGCTTATTACTCCGATGAATCAATTAAAGCTATCAGATCTCAGTGTATAGAATTTCATAACATAAATAATCGAATTCAACAGTCATTTATTGAACCGTTATAA